One window of Hoplias malabaricus isolate fHopMal1 chromosome 16, fHopMal1.hap1, whole genome shotgun sequence genomic DNA carries:
- the hps3 gene encoding Hermansky-Pudlak syndrome 3 protein isoform X3 — protein sequence MVHVYNCHPFASQHIVPTEQEPGLVCSGGGALFVVSAGGCKIEAYQMKEDQCPLICRFSTMGTVRSIRHSLTGDYLVTIEEKNNATYLRAYTNWRYQAVEKTRVGVRLLGHFLRGSSFRGAPKEQMEIIEIPLFEPPLCVACCPLTGDLLVGCSKSLVVFNLKKQTLSEQLDVLDFERVLILHLTDYSPSQVAFCGGYVALQTELEILVVKLQQMETRSLVADESSQLPADILAAADLVEDDMKKEPLSPHEPGDFFMFPKHLELLGDEAKDCGISVSLEWTGMDTEARNHMGVTYVLFRRFAPDFFQGCSVEETCLHSLQLHPMFTGNRDEGGDQRGREPSCMFCFFSLPNAGYMYSLKNTVELISTYQYPEKAHQAVFCDQFLYVITRNALQCFSVRCSAVAARVEDPYIDTTMKACPPFTMEVCGLRIQLFIGLKSLCHDGNHVVLLTAADVESKEESDRVARRAVSRKTSISSKPKDPNESGHGWNLYVINTVSTLQLYREMVEYSKRYEHSTPLSQNCIHLLSEAHLLLRAALLNPSSQDSEDRAQLQEAFQESCAQLGDCFSRLSKRDCHLALPYYKMSGLSVTEVIQRNMAMGSSSEVDYGSGFLFFLKHSLYEETMEELSEETANTVLDIFSKAEPGQLPHVVSSSFMMKASPACVLAHLEQLEAYGAPSVTVTLCKAAQALHLGDTQLYQQQMDRHAEMLQVYGFIEEPKLLLHGRGKAVVPTHLARHLHDTQDGLLVAAVVALHENSKVKLEEADLFFQELCKDTVENPSSPQLLVDFWEALLVASSQEVIIHELLFRLTSVYIDRITRRDRSGIHALKTADDLINSCSHYGLLFPWVSILTPVHFNITHDHQEDLQKLQSLLCGPTLDVSSILPLLEQLPDSDNAGLSIHVLCATKLRRHESSIERLLDRCPQAIMPYANHELQNEKLALWWQKLFPELCMRTRLSSGENSVLLAALKETLVVLAMELNPLEFLDLLPDDGTAHFFLPHLLECTQRKILT from the exons ATGGTTCATGTGTATAACTGCCACCCGTTCGCCTCGCAGCACATCGTGCCCACGGAGCAGGAGCCCGGGCTGGTGTGCTCCGGCGGCGGGGCTCTGTTCGTGGTGTCCGCTGGAGGATGCAAGATCGAGGCGTATCAGATGAAGGAAGACCAGTGTCCTCTCATTTGTCGCTTTTCCACCATGGGGACAGTCCGCAGCATCCGGCACAGTCTCACTG GAGACTACCTGGTCACtattgaagaaaaaaacaatgccACGTACCTCAGGGCCTACACTAACTGGCGCTACCAGGCGGTCGAGAAGACCAGGGTTGGAGTGCGTCTGCTGGGCCACTTTCTGCGAGGCTCCTCCTTCCGTGGGGCTCCCAAGGAGCAGATGGAGATCATTGAGATCCCACTGTTTGAGCCCCCGCTGTGTGTGGCTTGCTGCCCCCTGACAGGAGACCTGCTGGTGGGCTGTTCCAAGAGCCTGGTGGTCTTCAACCTGAAGAAACAGACTCTGAGCGAGCAGCTGGATGTGTTGGACTTTGAGAGGGTGCTGATCCTGCACCTCACTGACTATAGCCCCTCGCAGGTAGCTTTCTGCGGAGGATATGTGGCCCTGCAGACGGAGCTAGAAATATTGGTCGTGAAGCTGCAGCAAATGGAGACGAGGTCTCTGGTCGCAGATGAGAGTTCACAACTACCTGCGGATATTTTGGCAGCAGCAGATCTTGTGGAAGATG ACATGAAAAAAGAGCCACTAAGTCCCCATGAGCCTGGCGACTTCTTCATGTTTCCAAAGCATCTGGAGTTGTTGGGGGATGAGGCAAAAGACTGCGGCATCTCTGTTTCTTTAGAATGGACAGGAATGGACACAGAGGCGAGAAACCACATGGGAGTTACCTATGTGTTATTCAG GAGGTTTGCCCCAGACTTTTTCCAGGGCTGCAGTGTGGAGGAGACGTGTTTACATTCCCTGCAGCTCCACCCCATGTTCACGG GTAATCGGGATGAAGGCGGTGACCAAAGAGGGCGTGAGCCTTCCtgtatgttctgttttttctctctgccCAATGCTGGATATATGTACAGCCTGAAGAACACAGTAGAGCTCATTTCCACCTACCAGTATCCAGAGAAGGCCCACCAGGCTGTGTTCTGTGACCAGTTTCTGTATGTCATCACCAG GAATGCTCTGCAGTGTTTCTCTGTGAGGTGCAGTGCTGTGGCAGCTCGAGTCGAAGACCCATACATTGACACAACCATGAAG gCCTGTCCTCCCTTCACTATGGAAGTGTGTGGTCTGCGTATCCAGCTGTTCATTGGCCTGAAATCTCTGTGTCACGATGGAAATCACGTTGTTTTGCTCACAGCCGCCGACGTGGAGAGCAAAGAGGAGTCAGACCGAGTGGCTCGGAGAGCTGT TTCCAGGAAGACCTCCATCTCTTCAAAGCCCAAGGACCCGAATGAAAGTGGTCATGGCTGGAACCTGTACGTGATCAACACTGTGTCTACACTGCAGCTCTACAGAGAGATG GTGGAGTACAGTAAGAGATATGAGCACTCCACCCCTCTGTCTCAGAACTGTATTCACCTGCTGAGTGAAGCTCACCTGCTGCTCAGAGCTGCTCTGCTGAATCCAAGCAGTCAGGATTCCGAAGACAGAGCTCAGCTTCAGGAGGCATTCCAGGAGAGCTGTGCTCAGCTGGGAGACTGCTTCAGCAG ACTGAGTAAACGAGACTGTCACCTGGCGCTGCCGTATTATAAGATGTCCGGCCTGTCTGTGACGGAGGTGATCCAGAGGAACATGGCCATGGGCAGCAGCTCTGAGGTGGACTACGGCAGCggcttcctcttcttcctcaaACACTCCCTTTATGAGGAGACCATGGAGGAGCTCAGCGAA GAGACCGCTAACACAGTGCTGGATATCTTCAGTAAGGCGGAGCCTGGTCAGCTGCCCCATGTGGTCAGTAGCTCGTTCATGATGAAGGCCAGTCCTGCTTGTGTGCTGGCAcatctggagcagctggaggCCTACGGAGCTCCCTCCGTCACAGTGACTCTGTGCAAAGCCGCTCAGGCCTTGCACTTAGGAGACACTCAGCTCTATCAACAGCAGATGGATCGCCATGCTGAG ATGCTGCAGGTTTACGGATTCATAGAAGAGCCAAAGCTGCTTCTCCATGGCAGAGGGAAGGCAGTGGTGCCCACACATCTGGCACGGCATCTTCACGACACTCAGGACGGCTTGCTGGTCGCCGCTGTGGTGGCTCTACATGAAAACAGCAAGGTCAAGCTGGAAGAGGCAGACCTTTTTTTTCAG GAGCTTTGTAAGGACACTGTGGAGAACCCGAGCAGTCCCCAACTGTTGGTGGATTTCTGGGAGGCTCTGCTAGTAGCGTCTTCTCAGGAGGTAATCATTCATGAGCTCCTGTTCCGTCTCACTTCCGTCTACATCGACCGCATCACTCGCAGAGACCGCTCCGGGATCCATGCCCTCAAAACTGCAGACGACCTG ATTAATTCTTGCTCTCACTATGGACTTCTGTTCCCATGGGTGAGCATCCTGACTCCTGTGCACTTTAACATCACCCATGACCACCaggaggatctgcagaaactTCAG TCTCTGCTGTGTGGCCCTACTCTGGACGTGTCCTCTATTCTCCCTCTGCTGGAGCAGCTGCCGGACTCGGATAACGCCGGGCTGAGTATACACGTGCTCTGTGCCACAAAACTCAGACGCCACGAAAGCTCCATTGAGAGGCTGCTGGACCGCTGTCCACAGGCCATCATGCCCTACGCCAACCATGAGCTGCAGAATGAAAAACTG GCTCTGTGGTGGCAGAAACTGTTTCCTGAGCTTTGTATGAGAACACGACTTTCTTCAGGGGAGAACTCTGTTCTCCTCGCTGCTCTGAAAG AGACTCTGGTGGTGCTGGCAATGGAACTGAACCCCTTAGAGTTTCTGGACTTACTTCCTGACGATGGGACTGCGCACTTCTTCCTGCCTCATCTTCTGGaatgcacccagaggaaaatcCTCACATGA
- the hps3 gene encoding Hermansky-Pudlak syndrome 3 protein isoform X2, which yields MVHVYNCHPFASQHIVPTEQEPGLVCSGGGALFVVSAGGCKIEAYQMKEDQCPLICRFSTMGTVRSIRHSLTGDYLVTIEEKNNATYLRAYTNWRYQAVEKTRVGVRLLGHFLRGSSFRGAPKEQMEIIEIPLFEPPLCVACCPLTGDLLVGCSKSLVVFNLKKQTLSEQLDVLDFERVLILHLTDYSPSQVAFCGGYVALQTELEILVVKLQQMETRSLVADESSQLPADILAAADLVEDDMKKEPLSPHEPGDFFMFPKHLELLGDEAKDCGISVSLEWTGMDTEARNHMGVTYVLFRRFAPDFFQGCSVEETCLHSLQLHPMFTGNRDEGGDQRGREPSCMFCFFSLPNAGYMYSLKNTVELISTYQYPEKAHQAVFCDQFLYVITRNALQCFSVRCSAVAARVEDPYIDTTMKACPPFTMEVCGLRIQLFIGLKSLCHDGNHVVLLTAADVESKEESDRVARRAVESKEHKALTGIFLAVGIEPSSNPALESFLSRSFLSRKTSISSKPKDPNESGHGWNLYVINTVSTLQLYREMVEYSKRYEHSTPLSQNCIHLLSEAHLLLRAALLNPSSQDSEDRAQLQEAFQESCAQLGDCFSRLSKRDCHLALPYYKMSGLSVTEVIQRNMAMGSSSEVDYGSGFLFFLKHSLYEETMEELSEETANTVLDIFSKAEPGQLPHVVSSSFMMKASPACVLAHLEQLEAYGAPSVTVTLCKAAQALHLGDTQLYQQQMDRHAEMLQVYGFIEEPKLLLHGRGKAVVPTHLARHLHDTQDGLLVAAVVALHENSKVKLEEADLFFQELCKDTVENPSSPQLLVDFWEALLVASSQEVIIHELLFRLTSVYIDRITRRDRSGIHALKTADDLINSCSHYGLLFPWSLLCGPTLDVSSILPLLEQLPDSDNAGLSIHVLCATKLRRHESSIERLLDRCPQAIMPYANHELQNEKLALWWQKLFPELCMRTRLSSGENSVLLAALKETLVVLAMELNPLEFLDLLPDDGTAHFFLPHLLECTQRKILT from the exons ATGGTTCATGTGTATAACTGCCACCCGTTCGCCTCGCAGCACATCGTGCCCACGGAGCAGGAGCCCGGGCTGGTGTGCTCCGGCGGCGGGGCTCTGTTCGTGGTGTCCGCTGGAGGATGCAAGATCGAGGCGTATCAGATGAAGGAAGACCAGTGTCCTCTCATTTGTCGCTTTTCCACCATGGGGACAGTCCGCAGCATCCGGCACAGTCTCACTG GAGACTACCTGGTCACtattgaagaaaaaaacaatgccACGTACCTCAGGGCCTACACTAACTGGCGCTACCAGGCGGTCGAGAAGACCAGGGTTGGAGTGCGTCTGCTGGGCCACTTTCTGCGAGGCTCCTCCTTCCGTGGGGCTCCCAAGGAGCAGATGGAGATCATTGAGATCCCACTGTTTGAGCCCCCGCTGTGTGTGGCTTGCTGCCCCCTGACAGGAGACCTGCTGGTGGGCTGTTCCAAGAGCCTGGTGGTCTTCAACCTGAAGAAACAGACTCTGAGCGAGCAGCTGGATGTGTTGGACTTTGAGAGGGTGCTGATCCTGCACCTCACTGACTATAGCCCCTCGCAGGTAGCTTTCTGCGGAGGATATGTGGCCCTGCAGACGGAGCTAGAAATATTGGTCGTGAAGCTGCAGCAAATGGAGACGAGGTCTCTGGTCGCAGATGAGAGTTCACAACTACCTGCGGATATTTTGGCAGCAGCAGATCTTGTGGAAGATG ACATGAAAAAAGAGCCACTAAGTCCCCATGAGCCTGGCGACTTCTTCATGTTTCCAAAGCATCTGGAGTTGTTGGGGGATGAGGCAAAAGACTGCGGCATCTCTGTTTCTTTAGAATGGACAGGAATGGACACAGAGGCGAGAAACCACATGGGAGTTACCTATGTGTTATTCAG GAGGTTTGCCCCAGACTTTTTCCAGGGCTGCAGTGTGGAGGAGACGTGTTTACATTCCCTGCAGCTCCACCCCATGTTCACGG GTAATCGGGATGAAGGCGGTGACCAAAGAGGGCGTGAGCCTTCCtgtatgttctgttttttctctctgccCAATGCTGGATATATGTACAGCCTGAAGAACACAGTAGAGCTCATTTCCACCTACCAGTATCCAGAGAAGGCCCACCAGGCTGTGTTCTGTGACCAGTTTCTGTATGTCATCACCAG GAATGCTCTGCAGTGTTTCTCTGTGAGGTGCAGTGCTGTGGCAGCTCGAGTCGAAGACCCATACATTGACACAACCATGAAG gCCTGTCCTCCCTTCACTATGGAAGTGTGTGGTCTGCGTATCCAGCTGTTCATTGGCCTGAAATCTCTGTGTCACGATGGAAATCACGTTGTTTTGCTCACAGCCGCCGACGTGGAGAGCAAAGAGGAGTCAGACCGAGTGGCTCGGAGAGCTGT CGAATCAAAAGAGCACAAAGCCCTGACAGGGATTTTCCTAGCGGTAGGTATAGAGCCATCCTCCAACCCAGCTCTGGAGAGCTTCCTGTCCAGATCCTTTCT TTCCAGGAAGACCTCCATCTCTTCAAAGCCCAAGGACCCGAATGAAAGTGGTCATGGCTGGAACCTGTACGTGATCAACACTGTGTCTACACTGCAGCTCTACAGAGAGATG GTGGAGTACAGTAAGAGATATGAGCACTCCACCCCTCTGTCTCAGAACTGTATTCACCTGCTGAGTGAAGCTCACCTGCTGCTCAGAGCTGCTCTGCTGAATCCAAGCAGTCAGGATTCCGAAGACAGAGCTCAGCTTCAGGAGGCATTCCAGGAGAGCTGTGCTCAGCTGGGAGACTGCTTCAGCAG ACTGAGTAAACGAGACTGTCACCTGGCGCTGCCGTATTATAAGATGTCCGGCCTGTCTGTGACGGAGGTGATCCAGAGGAACATGGCCATGGGCAGCAGCTCTGAGGTGGACTACGGCAGCggcttcctcttcttcctcaaACACTCCCTTTATGAGGAGACCATGGAGGAGCTCAGCGAA GAGACCGCTAACACAGTGCTGGATATCTTCAGTAAGGCGGAGCCTGGTCAGCTGCCCCATGTGGTCAGTAGCTCGTTCATGATGAAGGCCAGTCCTGCTTGTGTGCTGGCAcatctggagcagctggaggCCTACGGAGCTCCCTCCGTCACAGTGACTCTGTGCAAAGCCGCTCAGGCCTTGCACTTAGGAGACACTCAGCTCTATCAACAGCAGATGGATCGCCATGCTGAG ATGCTGCAGGTTTACGGATTCATAGAAGAGCCAAAGCTGCTTCTCCATGGCAGAGGGAAGGCAGTGGTGCCCACACATCTGGCACGGCATCTTCACGACACTCAGGACGGCTTGCTGGTCGCCGCTGTGGTGGCTCTACATGAAAACAGCAAGGTCAAGCTGGAAGAGGCAGACCTTTTTTTTCAG GAGCTTTGTAAGGACACTGTGGAGAACCCGAGCAGTCCCCAACTGTTGGTGGATTTCTGGGAGGCTCTGCTAGTAGCGTCTTCTCAGGAGGTAATCATTCATGAGCTCCTGTTCCGTCTCACTTCCGTCTACATCGACCGCATCACTCGCAGAGACCGCTCCGGGATCCATGCCCTCAAAACTGCAGACGACCTG ATTAATTCTTGCTCTCACTATGGACTTCTGTTCCCATGG TCTCTGCTGTGTGGCCCTACTCTGGACGTGTCCTCTATTCTCCCTCTGCTGGAGCAGCTGCCGGACTCGGATAACGCCGGGCTGAGTATACACGTGCTCTGTGCCACAAAACTCAGACGCCACGAAAGCTCCATTGAGAGGCTGCTGGACCGCTGTCCACAGGCCATCATGCCCTACGCCAACCATGAGCTGCAGAATGAAAAACTG GCTCTGTGGTGGCAGAAACTGTTTCCTGAGCTTTGTATGAGAACACGACTTTCTTCAGGGGAGAACTCTGTTCTCCTCGCTGCTCTGAAAG AGACTCTGGTGGTGCTGGCAATGGAACTGAACCCCTTAGAGTTTCTGGACTTACTTCCTGACGATGGGACTGCGCACTTCTTCCTGCCTCATCTTCTGGaatgcacccagaggaaaatcCTCACATGA
- the si:ch211-284e20.8 gene encoding fetuin-B, with translation MLQYLFPLFISLQWLHGFATQAPAGCQDPAVVKAAEETLDYINAYRDEGYIFSLNRVYDVKQEAKDGGVNLLHLKLDVLETKCHVISRKKWKSCEVKTVADVPVFGRCEASVTFLNAVSLQTFNCTIWQVPAIAIVETCPDCPTAERLDEPIVVETANLSLQKFNKDSTMPNYFTLLNITSASMQWVVGPAYFVEFIIQETDCAKASTDVDFAQCRPKNDTSGFCTGSHITIDDGPETKLPIEVNCSIYKHTPDNEEEKIQDAISHRMTEKPPSVQTPSGSVLLLPPPPIPMPPRASATASNCPGQRRHSLGLRTLKL, from the exons ATGCTGCAATATCTCTTTCCTTTATTCATAAGCTTGCAGTGGCTGCATGGTTTTGCCACGCAGGCTCCAGCAGGGTGCCAAGACCCGGCTGTTGTGAAAGCAGCCGAGGAGACATTGGACTACATCAATGCTTACAGAGACGAGGGCTATATCTTCTCCCTGAACAGAGTGTATGATGTTAAACAAGAGGCAAAG GACGGAGGTGTAAACCTTTTACATCTGAAGCTTGATGTACTGGAGACAAAGTGTCACGTGATAAGCCGTAAGAAATGGAAGTCGTGTGAGGTGAAGACGGTAGCAGATGTGCCA GTCTTTGGAAGATGTGAGGCGTCTGTTACTTTTCTGAACGCAGTCTCACTGCAAACATTTAACTGCACCATCTGGCAAG TTCCTGCTATCGCCATCGTCGAAACCTGTCCAGACTGTCCAACAGCAGAGAGGCTGGACGAACCAATCGTGGTAGAGACAGCTAACCTTTCTCTTCAGAAATTCAACAAAGACTCCACCATGCCCAACTACTTCACACTCCTCAACATAACATCTGCGAGTATGCAG TGGGTGGTTGGTCCAGCCTACTTCGTGGAGTTCATCATCCAGGAGACGGATTGCGCTAAAGCCTCGACTGATGTTGATTTTGCTCAGTGTCGCCCAAAGAATGATACCTCT ggtTTTTGTACCGGCTCACACATCACCATTGATGATGGCCCTGAGACCAAACTTCCCATCGAGGTCAACTGTTCCATTTATAAACATACA CCTGATAACGAAGAGGAGAAGATTCAAGATGCAATCAGCCACAGAATGACCGAAAAACCTCCATCTGTCCAAACTCCCTCTGGATCAGTGCTGCTTCTACCCCCTCCTCCCATCCCTATGCCCCCCAGAGCCTCAGCCACAGCCAGCAACTGCCCGGGGCAGAGGAGACACTCACTCGGCCTTAGAACTCTCAAACTCTGA
- the hps3 gene encoding Hermansky-Pudlak syndrome 3 protein isoform X1: protein MVHVYNCHPFASQHIVPTEQEPGLVCSGGGALFVVSAGGCKIEAYQMKEDQCPLICRFSTMGTVRSIRHSLTGDYLVTIEEKNNATYLRAYTNWRYQAVEKTRVGVRLLGHFLRGSSFRGAPKEQMEIIEIPLFEPPLCVACCPLTGDLLVGCSKSLVVFNLKKQTLSEQLDVLDFERVLILHLTDYSPSQVAFCGGYVALQTELEILVVKLQQMETRSLVADESSQLPADILAAADLVEDDMKKEPLSPHEPGDFFMFPKHLELLGDEAKDCGISVSLEWTGMDTEARNHMGVTYVLFRRFAPDFFQGCSVEETCLHSLQLHPMFTGNRDEGGDQRGREPSCMFCFFSLPNAGYMYSLKNTVELISTYQYPEKAHQAVFCDQFLYVITRNALQCFSVRCSAVAARVEDPYIDTTMKACPPFTMEVCGLRIQLFIGLKSLCHDGNHVVLLTAADVESKEESDRVARRAVESKEHKALTGIFLAVGIEPSSNPALESFLSRSFLSRKTSISSKPKDPNESGHGWNLYVINTVSTLQLYREMVEYSKRYEHSTPLSQNCIHLLSEAHLLLRAALLNPSSQDSEDRAQLQEAFQESCAQLGDCFSRLSKRDCHLALPYYKMSGLSVTEVIQRNMAMGSSSEVDYGSGFLFFLKHSLYEETMEELSEETANTVLDIFSKAEPGQLPHVVSSSFMMKASPACVLAHLEQLEAYGAPSVTVTLCKAAQALHLGDTQLYQQQMDRHAEMLQVYGFIEEPKLLLHGRGKAVVPTHLARHLHDTQDGLLVAAVVALHENSKVKLEEADLFFQELCKDTVENPSSPQLLVDFWEALLVASSQEVIIHELLFRLTSVYIDRITRRDRSGIHALKTADDLINSCSHYGLLFPWVSILTPVHFNITHDHQEDLQKLQSLLCGPTLDVSSILPLLEQLPDSDNAGLSIHVLCATKLRRHESSIERLLDRCPQAIMPYANHELQNEKLALWWQKLFPELCMRTRLSSGENSVLLAALKETLVVLAMELNPLEFLDLLPDDGTAHFFLPHLLECTQRKILT from the exons ATGGTTCATGTGTATAACTGCCACCCGTTCGCCTCGCAGCACATCGTGCCCACGGAGCAGGAGCCCGGGCTGGTGTGCTCCGGCGGCGGGGCTCTGTTCGTGGTGTCCGCTGGAGGATGCAAGATCGAGGCGTATCAGATGAAGGAAGACCAGTGTCCTCTCATTTGTCGCTTTTCCACCATGGGGACAGTCCGCAGCATCCGGCACAGTCTCACTG GAGACTACCTGGTCACtattgaagaaaaaaacaatgccACGTACCTCAGGGCCTACACTAACTGGCGCTACCAGGCGGTCGAGAAGACCAGGGTTGGAGTGCGTCTGCTGGGCCACTTTCTGCGAGGCTCCTCCTTCCGTGGGGCTCCCAAGGAGCAGATGGAGATCATTGAGATCCCACTGTTTGAGCCCCCGCTGTGTGTGGCTTGCTGCCCCCTGACAGGAGACCTGCTGGTGGGCTGTTCCAAGAGCCTGGTGGTCTTCAACCTGAAGAAACAGACTCTGAGCGAGCAGCTGGATGTGTTGGACTTTGAGAGGGTGCTGATCCTGCACCTCACTGACTATAGCCCCTCGCAGGTAGCTTTCTGCGGAGGATATGTGGCCCTGCAGACGGAGCTAGAAATATTGGTCGTGAAGCTGCAGCAAATGGAGACGAGGTCTCTGGTCGCAGATGAGAGTTCACAACTACCTGCGGATATTTTGGCAGCAGCAGATCTTGTGGAAGATG ACATGAAAAAAGAGCCACTAAGTCCCCATGAGCCTGGCGACTTCTTCATGTTTCCAAAGCATCTGGAGTTGTTGGGGGATGAGGCAAAAGACTGCGGCATCTCTGTTTCTTTAGAATGGACAGGAATGGACACAGAGGCGAGAAACCACATGGGAGTTACCTATGTGTTATTCAG GAGGTTTGCCCCAGACTTTTTCCAGGGCTGCAGTGTGGAGGAGACGTGTTTACATTCCCTGCAGCTCCACCCCATGTTCACGG GTAATCGGGATGAAGGCGGTGACCAAAGAGGGCGTGAGCCTTCCtgtatgttctgttttttctctctgccCAATGCTGGATATATGTACAGCCTGAAGAACACAGTAGAGCTCATTTCCACCTACCAGTATCCAGAGAAGGCCCACCAGGCTGTGTTCTGTGACCAGTTTCTGTATGTCATCACCAG GAATGCTCTGCAGTGTTTCTCTGTGAGGTGCAGTGCTGTGGCAGCTCGAGTCGAAGACCCATACATTGACACAACCATGAAG gCCTGTCCTCCCTTCACTATGGAAGTGTGTGGTCTGCGTATCCAGCTGTTCATTGGCCTGAAATCTCTGTGTCACGATGGAAATCACGTTGTTTTGCTCACAGCCGCCGACGTGGAGAGCAAAGAGGAGTCAGACCGAGTGGCTCGGAGAGCTGT CGAATCAAAAGAGCACAAAGCCCTGACAGGGATTTTCCTAGCGGTAGGTATAGAGCCATCCTCCAACCCAGCTCTGGAGAGCTTCCTGTCCAGATCCTTTCT TTCCAGGAAGACCTCCATCTCTTCAAAGCCCAAGGACCCGAATGAAAGTGGTCATGGCTGGAACCTGTACGTGATCAACACTGTGTCTACACTGCAGCTCTACAGAGAGATG GTGGAGTACAGTAAGAGATATGAGCACTCCACCCCTCTGTCTCAGAACTGTATTCACCTGCTGAGTGAAGCTCACCTGCTGCTCAGAGCTGCTCTGCTGAATCCAAGCAGTCAGGATTCCGAAGACAGAGCTCAGCTTCAGGAGGCATTCCAGGAGAGCTGTGCTCAGCTGGGAGACTGCTTCAGCAG ACTGAGTAAACGAGACTGTCACCTGGCGCTGCCGTATTATAAGATGTCCGGCCTGTCTGTGACGGAGGTGATCCAGAGGAACATGGCCATGGGCAGCAGCTCTGAGGTGGACTACGGCAGCggcttcctcttcttcctcaaACACTCCCTTTATGAGGAGACCATGGAGGAGCTCAGCGAA GAGACCGCTAACACAGTGCTGGATATCTTCAGTAAGGCGGAGCCTGGTCAGCTGCCCCATGTGGTCAGTAGCTCGTTCATGATGAAGGCCAGTCCTGCTTGTGTGCTGGCAcatctggagcagctggaggCCTACGGAGCTCCCTCCGTCACAGTGACTCTGTGCAAAGCCGCTCAGGCCTTGCACTTAGGAGACACTCAGCTCTATCAACAGCAGATGGATCGCCATGCTGAG ATGCTGCAGGTTTACGGATTCATAGAAGAGCCAAAGCTGCTTCTCCATGGCAGAGGGAAGGCAGTGGTGCCCACACATCTGGCACGGCATCTTCACGACACTCAGGACGGCTTGCTGGTCGCCGCTGTGGTGGCTCTACATGAAAACAGCAAGGTCAAGCTGGAAGAGGCAGACCTTTTTTTTCAG GAGCTTTGTAAGGACACTGTGGAGAACCCGAGCAGTCCCCAACTGTTGGTGGATTTCTGGGAGGCTCTGCTAGTAGCGTCTTCTCAGGAGGTAATCATTCATGAGCTCCTGTTCCGTCTCACTTCCGTCTACATCGACCGCATCACTCGCAGAGACCGCTCCGGGATCCATGCCCTCAAAACTGCAGACGACCTG ATTAATTCTTGCTCTCACTATGGACTTCTGTTCCCATGGGTGAGCATCCTGACTCCTGTGCACTTTAACATCACCCATGACCACCaggaggatctgcagaaactTCAG TCTCTGCTGTGTGGCCCTACTCTGGACGTGTCCTCTATTCTCCCTCTGCTGGAGCAGCTGCCGGACTCGGATAACGCCGGGCTGAGTATACACGTGCTCTGTGCCACAAAACTCAGACGCCACGAAAGCTCCATTGAGAGGCTGCTGGACCGCTGTCCACAGGCCATCATGCCCTACGCCAACCATGAGCTGCAGAATGAAAAACTG GCTCTGTGGTGGCAGAAACTGTTTCCTGAGCTTTGTATGAGAACACGACTTTCTTCAGGGGAGAACTCTGTTCTCCTCGCTGCTCTGAAAG AGACTCTGGTGGTGCTGGCAATGGAACTGAACCCCTTAGAGTTTCTGGACTTACTTCCTGACGATGGGACTGCGCACTTCTTCCTGCCTCATCTTCTGGaatgcacccagaggaaaatcCTCACATGA